A genomic segment from Anas platyrhynchos isolate ZD024472 breed Pekin duck chromosome 5, IASCAAS_PekinDuck_T2T, whole genome shotgun sequence encodes:
- the WDR89 gene encoding WD repeat-containing protein 89 isoform X2 encodes MLWLAGNSSVSCSSRIGTGKCLKAKVLSKSSLPLRFLTTPGTAFEMSALEKIEEQLARLRIAKRSVLREEPAYLLDIDVSRSAPSESGRCVAVSCSNQSIRLYNRETLNFLREYSSRPGMLNGVRFAHTCDSLVFSACSDGTIKCWDIRLAAQKAVQIFSGYPSNVFISFDINCNDLIICAGTEKVEKDTFLVFWDARGNTDCAGTTREPLGVYSESHNDDVTKICFHPVKPSWVVSGSTDGLVNVFDIDKDNEDDALISTCNSDSSISFIGWSGKGYEQIYCMTHDEGFCWWDLAQLDTEEPITLLRIQDARDTVCIENDSLNYLVGGAYHEKADRLFLIGGTSTGKIHLLSCGADGLSLVGTLGGGHSATVRSFCWNLADESLLTGGEDAQLLLWRPGAVEKSLTKKETLKIASSVQKRVRVHNSSFKNRKK; translated from the coding sequence ATTTTTGACAACGCCAGGAACAGCGTTTGAGATGTCTGCACTCGAGAAGATCGAGGAGCAGCTCGCCCGGCTGCGCATAGCGAAGCGTTCGGTGCTGAGGGAGGAGCCCGCCTACTTACTGGACATCGACGTTTCCCGCTCTGCCCCATCCGAGAGCGGTCGCTGCGTGGCAGTTTCGTGTTCCAACCAGTCCATTAGGCTGTATAACAGGGAAACATTAAACTTCCTGCGGGAGTACAGTAGCCGTCCTGGGATGCTTAATGGAGTCAGGTTTGCGCACACGTGTGACAGCCTGGTGTTCTCTGCGTGCAGCGATGGCACAATAAAATGTTGGGATATTCGTTTAGCGGCTCAGAAGGCTGTGCAGATATTTAGTGGCTATCCTTCCAACGTCTTTATCAGTTTTGATATCAATTGCAATGATCTCATAATTTGTGCTGGAACAGAAAAGGTTGAAAAGGATACGTTTCTGGTGTTTTGGGATGCAAGAGGCAACACGGACTGTGCCGGCACGACTAGGGAACCCTTGGGAGTCTATTCTGAAAGTCACAATGATGATGTCaccaaaatctgttttcatcCTGTCAAACCCAGTTGGGTAGTTTCTGGGTCAACTGATGGCTTGGTTAATGTGTTTGACATCGACAAGGACAATGAAGACGATGCTTTGATATCAACCTGCAATTCGGATTCATCGATAAGTTTTATTGGCTGGTCCGGGAAGGGTTACGAGCAGATCTACTGCATGACACACGACGAGGGATTTTGTTGGTGGGACCTTGCTCAGTTAGATACTGAAGAGCCCATAACTCTGCTGCGCATTCAGGACGCCAGAGACACGGTCTGTATTGAGAACGACAGCTTGAATTACCTGGTTGGCGGTGCGTACCACGAAAAGGCAGACAGACTCTTTCTTATTGGAGGAACATCAACAGGAAAAATTCACCTGCTGAGCTGCGGTGCTGATGGGCTGAGCCTGGTGGGCACCCTCGGTGGAGGACACTCGGCCACTGTTCGCTCTTTCTGCTGGAACCTGGCAGATGAGTCACTGCTGACGGGCGGGGAGgatgctcagctgctgctctggaggCCCGGAGCTGTGGAAAAGTCCCTCACAAAGAAAGAGACTCTGAAGATCGCTTCCTCTGTGCAGAAGAGAGTCAGGGTTCACAACAGCTCCTTCAAGAACAGGAAAAAGTGA